One part of the Polycyclovorans algicola TG408 genome encodes these proteins:
- a CDS encoding capsule biosynthesis GfcC family protein: MSTLEHKGRQSPAFFLSNGAVYAVIAWAAMLVSGGANLALAQSDTRDSVVTVTGAVEKPIRVNGPVKLSDAIKVAGGYREGAYPYGSLLLRRSDLQVGMTVCMASAAELLRMQLALSGGSELTGAGSLTAGIDLGQYIRIPISLSPGPTIAEAQADVTLVTGDILYVPFRPTSVAIISPGNDETVIVNYRPGWKADEYLNAADIKTNWSSNEFRIYLPNGDQDLLKLNLWNYELQVVPPGSVITSRDKKKKIDDSCLGL, translated from the coding sequence GTGAGCACGTTGGAACATAAGGGCCGGCAGTCGCCGGCCTTTTTTTTGAGCAATGGTGCCGTTTATGCGGTGATTGCCTGGGCTGCCATGCTGGTGTCGGGCGGGGCCAACCTGGCGTTGGCCCAGAGCGACACGCGGGACAGCGTGGTCACTGTGACCGGTGCGGTCGAAAAGCCGATTCGCGTCAATGGCCCCGTGAAGCTCAGTGATGCCATCAAGGTGGCGGGCGGCTACCGGGAGGGGGCGTACCCGTACGGCTCGCTGCTGCTGCGCAGGAGTGATTTGCAGGTGGGCATGACCGTGTGCATGGCGTCGGCCGCAGAATTGCTGCGCATGCAGTTGGCCCTCTCCGGGGGGAGTGAGCTGACAGGTGCCGGCAGCCTGACGGCTGGAATCGACCTGGGGCAATACATCCGCATTCCGATCTCACTCTCACCGGGGCCGACCATTGCCGAGGCGCAGGCCGACGTGACGCTCGTTACTGGGGACATTCTCTACGTGCCGTTTCGGCCGACGTCGGTGGCCATTATCTCGCCTGGCAATGACGAGACGGTGATCGTCAATTATCGGCCCGGCTGGAAAGCGGATGAGTATTTGAACGCCGCCGACATTAAAACCAATTGGTCAAGCAATGAGTTCCGCATTTACTTGCCGAACGGTGATCAAGATCTGTTGAAGCTGAATCTTTGGAATTACGAGTTGCAGGTTGTGCCGCCGGGCTCGGTCATCACAAGCCGTGACAAGAAAAAGAAAATTGATGACAGCTGCCTTGGTCTTTAG
- a CDS encoding YjbH domain-containing protein, producing MRVFLAKVCGPRALWLGLFGFVVTNANAEQITPMGFPGLVQTPVARMPQAGSVGLGFARQEPYDSLNFYASPFDWLHASVRYTDTNVAQSRVNTVHDKGINLQFRLAQESLWRPQIAVGLIDAAGTGLFSSEYLVMNKRIHDFDFSLGMGWGRFAAGRDMTNPLGQIDDRFETRESATRGEGGVPAVSSWFSGREVALFGGVRYSLLGGRLDLKAEWEGNDYSDEFRRGESLKSSTRLNVGADYSVTDNIKLKLSYERGEVLGFGVLIHASLNRQLERSRRAVRPPKPLDEVGFPEVRAESEGLQRPEQLRRFHQRLREDRVFVHALDLDTVNKEATVWQTNNLTRESAVAAGRSARALLDTYGREFEKLNVVSVVAGRERSNVTLDTEIFRQAALGALSVEELLLETDVAPVPEKDWQEATYTGLAKYPTFAFGITPALRSNIGGPVNFYVGQLQLKPFASIQLSRNLNVTTSWAFDFLYDDFDRLQPRETSLLPPVRTDLERYQRESGGSYLDKLEANYYFTVAPSVYGRVSAGIFEEMYGGIGHEMLYMPPGSRFAVGYNINRVKKRDFDLRFGFQDFEATTGHVTGYYESPFSRIRVVLSVGRYLAGDTGATLDLSKSFRNGLRFGVFATKTNVSSREFGEGSFDKGVYMFIPINVFSTREAAGGVSISHRFILRDGGAKVSDGRALYPTLSNEGVDRYYESASEILE from the coding sequence ATGCGCGTCTTTCTGGCCAAGGTATGTGGGCCGCGTGCGCTTTGGCTCGGGCTGTTTGGCTTTGTCGTTACCAACGCCAATGCGGAGCAAATTACCCCCATGGGTTTTCCGGGGCTGGTGCAGACGCCGGTCGCACGCATGCCCCAGGCCGGGTCGGTGGGCTTGGGCTTTGCGCGCCAAGAGCCTTACGACAGCCTCAACTTTTATGCGTCGCCATTTGACTGGTTGCACGCATCGGTGCGCTACACCGACACCAACGTGGCGCAATCGCGCGTCAACACCGTGCACGATAAAGGGATCAACCTGCAGTTTCGGCTTGCGCAGGAGTCATTGTGGCGCCCGCAAATTGCCGTGGGTTTGATTGATGCCGCCGGCACCGGCCTGTTCAGCTCCGAATATTTGGTGATGAACAAGCGCATTCACGATTTCGACTTTTCGCTGGGCATGGGTTGGGGCCGGTTTGCGGCCGGCCGCGACATGACCAACCCATTGGGTCAGATTGATGACCGCTTCGAAACCCGCGAAAGCGCAACCCGCGGCGAAGGCGGCGTTCCGGCAGTTTCAAGCTGGTTTTCGGGGCGTGAGGTGGCACTGTTTGGCGGCGTGCGTTATTCGCTGTTGGGCGGCCGGCTCGACCTCAAGGCCGAGTGGGAGGGCAACGACTACTCCGATGAGTTTCGGCGTGGTGAATCACTCAAGTCGTCAACACGGTTGAATGTGGGGGCTGATTACAGCGTCACCGACAACATCAAGCTGAAGCTGAGCTACGAGCGCGGGGAGGTGCTTGGGTTTGGCGTGTTGATTCACGCGTCCTTGAACCGGCAGCTTGAACGCAGCCGCCGGGCCGTGCGCCCGCCCAAGCCCCTTGATGAGGTGGGCTTTCCGGAGGTCAGGGCAGAATCCGAGGGCCTTCAACGACCCGAGCAATTGCGGCGCTTCCACCAGCGGCTGCGGGAGGACCGGGTGTTTGTCCATGCGCTGGACCTCGACACGGTCAATAAGGAGGCCACGGTTTGGCAAACCAATAATCTGACACGTGAATCGGCTGTGGCGGCCGGGCGCTCGGCGCGCGCGCTGCTGGACACTTACGGGCGCGAGTTTGAAAAGCTGAACGTGGTCAGCGTGGTGGCGGGTCGGGAGCGGTCTAACGTAACGCTCGACACCGAGATCTTCAGGCAGGCCGCGTTGGGCGCGCTGTCAGTCGAGGAGCTGTTGCTCGAAACCGACGTGGCGCCCGTGCCGGAGAAAGATTGGCAAGAGGCCACCTATACCGGCTTGGCCAAGTATCCGACCTTTGCCTTTGGCATCACGCCGGCCTTGCGGTCGAACATCGGTGGCCCGGTGAATTTCTATGTCGGGCAGTTGCAGCTCAAGCCGTTTGCCAGTATCCAGTTGTCACGCAATCTCAACGTGACCACCAGTTGGGCCTTTGACTTTCTTTACGACGACTTTGACCGTCTGCAGCCGCGTGAAACCAGTTTGTTGCCACCGGTGCGCACCGACCTCGAGCGTTACCAAAGAGAGAGCGGCGGCAGCTATCTGGACAAACTGGAGGCCAACTACTACTTCACGGTAGCGCCGTCGGTGTACGGGCGGGTTTCGGCCGGTATCTTTGAAGAAATGTACGGCGGCATTGGCCACGAGATGCTCTACATGCCGCCGGGTTCAAGGTTTGCCGTGGGCTACAACATCAACCGGGTGAAGAAGCGCGACTTTGACCTGCGGTTTGGCTTTCAGGATTTTGAGGCCACCACGGGGCATGTGACGGGCTACTACGAATCGCCGTTCAGCCGTATTCGGGTGGTTCTCAGTGTGGGCCGCTACCTGGCCGGTGACACCGGGGCGACGCTTGATCTGTCCAAGTCGTTCCGCAACGGGCTGCGCTTTGGCGTGTTTGCCACCAAGACCAATGTGTCGTCACGCGAATTTGGCGAGGGCTCGTTCGACAAGGGGGTTTACATGTTCATCCCCATCAACGTGTTTTCAACGCGCGAGGCGGCGGGTGGCGTGTCGATCTCGCACCGGTTCATCCTGCGCGATGGCGGTGCCAAGGTCAGTGACGGGCGCGCGCTTTATCCGACGCTCAGCAACGAAGGCGTGGACCGCTATTACGAATCGGCCTCGGAGATTCTCGAGTGA
- a CDS encoding SLBB domain-containing protein: MRIDQAGRTRLTRGFWAVTLLLSLMTPLHVAAQGGAAAGLSGLSQSDIQALSEKYRDPNAAQAMPSGLGQTGDRSSMGSAAVNGGYGDPRLGSAQAPRDATQPMDEPRVVEAGIGVIVELTQQPDEDEPRTSAPRDDQAPPVKRIYVVPNNQGQINLDAFGRYEVMGYSADEIVARLSVDPRLSNYDISVMLLPADTVSVNRLRPFGSDVFGHENIVGRNINENLVPPPGYVYGPGDSFIVQYYGKTNSVYELTVLRDGRINLPELGPITVAGMTFDDIRDAISQKVSEGLIGVNTSISVGALRSIGVLALGEFASPGPVSVPAGASIIDVIIAAGGLLDTASYRKISIRRGGSLVRSIDLYDVLTSSRNVGDLQVMQEDVVIVHPAGPRISVLGEVRKPALYELDGAPSVEQVVGMAGGLSDNAAGGFSIERLNERGETDLVTGNLRGADGDLRLQRGDVVRVDRALSRRDNAVVLSGHFENPGYREWRQGMTVLDVLPSIREFMPRADLGYLLILRESGPSREIKVLSVDYASVAAGDGGNVTLEARDEIVALPLGEQRTMAMERLLLKVNGADAFRQQPTVTISGAVRFPGVYFYEEGSSVDSLIQKAGGLLESAYEDTAELVRYSVGDDRGRQNVKASFSLADEAERTSLKLMPDDVVNIFSIPNWTEPMFVEVKGEVRFPGRYTITKGERLSDLLERVGGVTDEGYLNGAVFQRERLKEREREELARLRQRLSDDLRAMAVQVEASPDEQEGLMTARRLLQESDGMEPVGRLVIDFDQVADGGSDDVLLSPGDTLVVPPKLETVSVIGEVNMTISHRWRENRTAKEYLELSGGLTQRADNDQVYVVRASGEVRSLDTGWFGTPPEIRPGDTIVVPLDTTAIRPMQLARDITQILSQVAITVAAFNSVGVF; encoded by the coding sequence ATGCGCATTGATCAAGCAGGCCGGACGCGCCTAACACGCGGTTTCTGGGCGGTAACGTTGCTGTTGTCCTTGATGACGCCGCTGCACGTTGCGGCGCAGGGCGGTGCAGCCGCCGGTCTAAGCGGCCTGTCGCAGTCCGATATTCAGGCGCTGAGCGAGAAATACCGTGATCCGAATGCCGCTCAGGCCATGCCCTCCGGGCTGGGTCAGACTGGCGATCGTTCGTCGATGGGCTCTGCCGCGGTCAACGGCGGCTACGGCGACCCGCGGTTGGGCTCGGCGCAGGCACCACGGGATGCAACGCAGCCAATGGATGAGCCCCGGGTGGTCGAAGCGGGCATCGGCGTCATTGTCGAGTTGACCCAGCAGCCGGATGAGGATGAGCCGCGTACGAGCGCCCCGCGTGACGATCAGGCGCCGCCGGTCAAACGCATCTATGTGGTGCCTAACAATCAGGGCCAGATCAATCTGGACGCGTTTGGGCGCTACGAAGTGATGGGCTATAGCGCGGACGAGATCGTCGCGCGGTTGTCGGTCGACCCCAGGCTGTCGAACTACGACATCTCGGTCATGTTGTTGCCGGCAGACACCGTGAGCGTCAATCGGCTTCGCCCGTTTGGCTCTGACGTGTTTGGCCACGAAAACATTGTCGGGCGCAATATCAATGAAAACTTGGTGCCGCCACCGGGCTATGTGTATGGGCCGGGCGACTCGTTCATTGTTCAGTACTACGGTAAAACCAACTCCGTTTATGAGTTGACGGTTCTGCGCGATGGGCGCATCAACCTGCCCGAGCTGGGCCCGATCACCGTGGCCGGAATGACCTTTGACGACATTCGCGATGCGATCAGTCAGAAGGTTTCCGAAGGGCTGATCGGGGTCAACACCAGCATTTCGGTCGGCGCGCTGCGGTCGATTGGTGTTCTGGCGCTGGGCGAGTTTGCCTCGCCCGGGCCGGTGTCGGTGCCTGCCGGCGCCTCCATCATCGACGTGATCATCGCTGCGGGCGGTCTGCTCGACACCGCGTCCTACCGGAAGATTTCAATACGGCGTGGCGGGTCGCTGGTGCGGTCAATCGACCTCTATGACGTGCTGACCAGCAGCCGGAATGTGGGCGACCTTCAGGTCATGCAGGAGGACGTGGTGATCGTGCATCCGGCCGGGCCACGCATCAGCGTGTTGGGTGAGGTGCGCAAGCCGGCGCTTTACGAGCTCGACGGTGCGCCGTCGGTTGAGCAGGTGGTTGGTATGGCAGGCGGGCTGTCAGACAACGCCGCGGGCGGCTTTTCGATTGAGCGACTGAATGAGCGCGGTGAGACTGATCTGGTCACCGGTAATCTGCGTGGTGCCGATGGCGACTTGCGGTTGCAGCGTGGCGATGTGGTCCGGGTGGATCGCGCCCTGAGCCGGCGTGATAACGCGGTGGTGCTGTCGGGACATTTCGAAAACCCCGGCTACCGTGAGTGGCGTCAAGGCATGACGGTGCTGGATGTGTTGCCTTCGATCCGGGAGTTTATGCCGCGTGCGGACCTCGGATATTTGCTGATCTTGCGCGAGTCCGGGCCTTCGCGAGAGATCAAGGTGCTGAGCGTCGACTACGCCAGTGTCGCCGCCGGTGACGGCGGCAATGTAACGCTGGAGGCGCGCGACGAGATTGTTGCGCTGCCGTTGGGCGAGCAGCGGACCATGGCCATGGAGCGCTTGTTGCTCAAGGTCAACGGTGCCGATGCGTTCCGGCAGCAGCCGACGGTGACCATTTCGGGCGCGGTGCGATTCCCGGGCGTGTATTTCTATGAAGAAGGCAGCTCGGTTGATTCGTTGATCCAGAAGGCAGGCGGACTGCTCGAATCGGCTTATGAAGACACTGCCGAGCTGGTGCGCTATTCAGTGGGCGACGACCGCGGTCGGCAGAACGTCAAGGCCAGCTTCTCACTGGCCGACGAGGCCGAGCGTACGTCGCTGAAACTGATGCCCGATGACGTGGTGAACATTTTCAGCATTCCCAACTGGACCGAGCCGATGTTCGTCGAGGTCAAGGGCGAAGTTCGCTTCCCGGGTCGCTACACGATCACCAAGGGCGAGCGCCTGAGCGACCTGCTGGAGCGGGTGGGCGGGGTCACCGATGAGGGTTATCTCAACGGTGCGGTGTTCCAGCGTGAACGGCTGAAGGAGCGTGAGCGTGAGGAGTTGGCACGGTTGCGGCAGAGGCTGAGTGATGACCTTCGCGCCATGGCGGTTCAGGTCGAGGCATCGCCAGATGAACAAGAAGGCTTGATGACGGCGCGCAGGCTGCTGCAGGAGTCAGACGGCATGGAGCCAGTCGGCCGTTTGGTGATTGACTTTGATCAGGTTGCTGACGGTGGTTCGGACGATGTTCTGCTGAGCCCCGGCGACACGCTGGTGGTGCCGCCGAAGCTTGAGACGGTGTCGGTGATTGGCGAAGTGAACATGACCATCAGCCATCGCTGGCGTGAAAACCGTACGGCCAAGGAGTATCTGGAGTTGTCCGGCGGGCTGACGCAACGGGCGGATAACGATCAGGTTTACGTGGTCCGCGCCAGTGGTGAAGTGCGTTCGCTGGACACCGGGTGGTTTGGCACGCCGCCGGAGATCAGGCCGGGTGACACCATCGTGGTGCCGCTGGACACGACGGCCATTAGGCCCATGCAGTTGGCGCGCGACATCACGCAGATTCTGTCGCAGGTGGCGATCACTGTTGCGGCCTTCAATTCGGTCGGGGTGTTCTGA
- a CDS encoding prolyl oligopeptidase family serine peptidase, producing the protein MRRPGFGATGWVRHVAAGLLLASLTVRAGSLVEPRSEAPTSFRGDQVDTLHGVGLADPYRWLEDSDSAATREWVAAQNAYSAPQLAALPARAWFEQRLTALWQQPRHSLPQRVGDRMYFEFSDGRQNQPVLMVLQTGETEPHVVLDPNQLSADGLVSLAQWRVSPDGKRLAYALSTAGSDWQQINVINLADGAKVSGPLKRVKFSGLAWLPDSSGLYYARYPDPPEGATDDFDPLTHQALYVHRLGEPQSADRQMFAQPDHPDRGFHGEVTDDGRYLVVSVWRGAASENALIIKPLFDDVPPWDAGNATEVVPNFEAQYTLIGNDGSVLYFTTTAEAPRGRVVAIDMNNPDAGWQSVIPQGRDTLQSAVRAGPYLVTRVMRDATHVLQRHALDGTPKGALTLPGIGAVSALGGEAGRAEVDVVYTAFNQPAVLLSTDVTRRVDRLAPLFPAELPFDPDRFVTEQVFVTSRDGTRVPMFISHRKGLDRSAPNAVHLYGYGGFNVALTPHFSAANLAWMEAGGVYAVANLRGGGEYGREWHRAGTGANKQNVFDDFISAAGYLIDRGWTTASQLAISGHSNGGLLVGAVLNQQPRLFGAAVAGVGVMDMLRFHRFTIGRAWTGDYGSPDDPDDFKHLLAYSPLHNLKPGTRYPPVLITTADHDDRVVPAHSYKYVAALQWAQAGPAPALIRIETDAGHGAGKPLSKRIEEAADQMAFLAHHVGLEAP; encoded by the coding sequence GTGAGACGTCCGGGCTTTGGTGCCACGGGTTGGGTCCGGCATGTTGCCGCCGGGCTTTTGCTGGCCTCGCTGACGGTGCGTGCAGGGTCGTTGGTCGAGCCACGGTCGGAAGCGCCGACTTCGTTTCGCGGTGACCAGGTCGACACCTTGCACGGCGTGGGCCTTGCCGATCCGTACCGCTGGCTTGAGGACAGCGACAGCGCCGCCACGCGTGAATGGGTGGCGGCACAGAACGCCTACAGCGCCCCGCAGTTGGCTGCGCTGCCGGCGCGCGCCTGGTTTGAACAGCGCTTGACCGCACTTTGGCAACAACCGCGTCACAGCTTGCCGCAGCGTGTCGGCGACCGGATGTACTTCGAGTTCAGCGACGGCCGGCAAAACCAGCCGGTGCTGATGGTGCTGCAGACCGGCGAGACCGAGCCGCACGTGGTGCTCGATCCCAACCAACTGTCCGCCGATGGTCTGGTGTCGCTGGCGCAGTGGCGGGTTTCGCCGGACGGCAAGCGGCTGGCTTACGCGCTGTCAACGGCGGGGTCGGACTGGCAGCAGATCAACGTCATCAACCTGGCGGACGGCGCGAAGGTGTCGGGGCCACTGAAGCGGGTCAAGTTCTCGGGGTTGGCGTGGCTGCCCGACAGCTCGGGGCTTTATTACGCGCGTTATCCCGATCCGCCGGAGGGCGCTACCGACGACTTTGATCCGCTGACCCATCAGGCGCTTTACGTGCACCGGCTGGGCGAGCCGCAGTCGGCAGACCGGCAAATGTTTGCGCAGCCCGATCATCCCGACCGCGGCTTTCATGGCGAAGTGACCGATGACGGCCGTTACCTGGTGGTCAGCGTGTGGCGTGGTGCCGCCAGCGAGAACGCGCTGATCATCAAGCCGCTGTTTGACGATGTGCCGCCCTGGGATGCCGGTAACGCGACCGAAGTCGTCCCCAACTTCGAGGCGCAGTACACGCTGATCGGTAACGACGGGTCGGTGCTGTACTTCACCACCACCGCCGAGGCGCCGCGCGGCCGCGTGGTGGCCATTGACATGAACAACCCGGATGCGGGCTGGCAGTCGGTCATTCCGCAAGGTCGCGACACGCTGCAGTCGGCCGTACGTGCCGGGCCGTACTTGGTCACCCGCGTGATGCGCGACGCCACCCACGTGTTGCAGCGGCACGCGCTGGATGGCACGCCCAAAGGCGCCCTGACCTTGCCCGGTATTGGCGCGGTCAGCGCGCTGGGCGGTGAAGCCGGTCGTGCCGAGGTGGATGTGGTCTACACCGCCTTCAACCAACCCGCCGTGCTGTTGTCGACCGATGTGACGCGCCGCGTTGACCGGCTGGCCCCGCTGTTTCCCGCTGAGCTGCCGTTTGACCCCGACCGATTCGTCACCGAGCAGGTGTTTGTGACCAGCCGTGACGGAACGCGTGTGCCGATGTTCATCAGCCATCGCAAGGGGCTGGACCGCAGCGCGCCCAACGCCGTGCACCTTTACGGCTACGGGGGGTTCAATGTGGCGCTGACGCCGCACTTCTCGGCCGCCAACCTGGCGTGGATGGAGGCGGGCGGCGTTTACGCGGTCGCCAATTTGCGTGGCGGCGGCGAGTACGGTCGCGAGTGGCACCGTGCCGGCACCGGGGCCAACAAGCAGAACGTGTTTGACGATTTTATTTCGGCAGCGGGTTACCTGATTGACCGCGGGTGGACGACCGCTTCGCAGTTGGCGATCAGTGGCCATTCCAACGGCGGTTTGCTGGTGGGCGCCGTGCTCAATCAGCAGCCGCGCCTGTTCGGTGCCGCCGTGGCAGGGGTCGGGGTGATGGACATGCTGCGCTTTCACCGCTTCACCATCGGCCGCGCCTGGACCGGCGACTACGGCTCGCCCGATGACCCGGACGACTTCAAGCACCTGCTGGCCTATTCGCCGCTGCACAACCTGAAGCCCGGCACCCGCTATCCGCCGGTGCTGATCACCACCGCCGATCACGATGACCGTGTCGTGCCTGCCCACAGCTACAAATATGTCGCCGCCCTTCAGTGGGCCCAGGCCGGCCCCGCGCCCGCCTTGATCCGCATCGAAACCGATGCCGGTCACGGCGCCGGCAAACCCCTCTCAAAGCGCATCGAAGAAGCCGCCGACCAGATGGCCTTCCTCGCCCACCATGTGGGCCTTGAAGCGCCCTGA
- a CDS encoding Fic family protein, producing the protein MYRGDYKYIWQATDWPNWRYDLAALASPMAEVSRAQGLLLGRLADVGLVLRDQAALATLTEDVVKTSEIEGEQLNVASVRSSIARRLGVDIGALAPVDRHVEGVVEMVLDATAQCDATVLRERLFGWHAALFPTGYAGLSKIRVGGWRDDVDGPMQVVSGPIGRPKVHFEAPPASGLDDEMNKFLDWLNGASREPALIKAGLGHLWFVTVHPFDDGNGRIARAIGDLLLSRADGSPQRFYSMSAQIQRERKAYYDILERTQKGSMDVTEWLAWFLDTLHRAVDQAHHTLDAVLSKARFWQRWATTPLNERQLKLLNRLLDGFDGKLTSSKWAAIAKCSADTALRDINDLLDKGVLRKLEAGGRSTGYTLCDAAGKRSAGSVL; encoded by the coding sequence ATGTATCGCGGCGATTATAAGTACATCTGGCAGGCCACCGACTGGCCCAACTGGCGTTATGACCTCGCCGCGTTGGCGAGTCCCATGGCCGAGGTGAGCCGTGCTCAGGGCCTGCTGCTGGGGCGACTCGCTGATGTTGGCTTGGTACTGCGCGATCAAGCTGCTTTGGCCACCCTCACCGAGGACGTGGTGAAGACCAGCGAGATTGAGGGGGAGCAGCTCAATGTGGCGTCCGTACGCTCGTCCATCGCCAGGCGGTTGGGCGTGGACATCGGTGCCCTGGCGCCGGTGGATCGTCATGTCGAGGGTGTGGTGGAGATGGTGCTGGATGCCACCGCCCAATGCGACGCAACAGTATTGCGAGAGCGGTTGTTCGGTTGGCATGCCGCGCTGTTTCCGACGGGCTACGCGGGTCTCTCCAAGATCAGAGTCGGCGGCTGGCGCGATGACGTAGACGGCCCCATGCAGGTGGTCTCCGGTCCCATCGGTCGCCCGAAGGTGCATTTCGAAGCACCGCCCGCCAGCGGGCTGGACGATGAGATGAACAAGTTCCTCGACTGGCTGAATGGCGCGTCGAGAGAGCCCGCACTGATCAAGGCCGGACTGGGCCATCTTTGGTTCGTGACGGTGCATCCGTTTGACGACGGAAACGGCCGTATCGCGCGAGCCATCGGTGATCTATTGCTGTCGCGCGCTGATGGCAGCCCGCAACGCTTTTACAGCATGTCCGCCCAGATCCAGCGGGAGCGCAAGGCCTACTACGACATTCTCGAGCGCACGCAGAAAGGCTCGATGGATGTCACGGAGTGGCTGGCGTGGTTTCTCGACACTCTGCATCGCGCAGTCGACCAGGCGCATCACACCCTGGACGCCGTACTGAGCAAAGCACGCTTCTGGCAACGCTGGGCAACAACCCCGCTGAATGAGCGCCAGCTAAAACTGCTGAATCGATTGCTCGACGGATTTGACGGCAAGCTCACCAGCAGCAAGTGGGCGGCCATCGCCAAGTGTTCGGCCGATACGGCGCTGCGAGACATCAATGATCTGTTGGACAAAGGTGTGCTGAGAAAACTAGAGGCGGGTGGGCGTAGCACCGGGTACACCCTTTGCGATGCAGCAGGGAAGCGAAGCGCTGGCTCCGTGCTGTGA